GGAGATGCTGGAGAGCCCCATGCTGTGGTTTTCTCGCATCTTTCCAGAGGATCGCCCGATCGTGCGGGAGGCCCTCAACCAGGCTCTAGCGGGACAGTCCCACAGCTTTGCCTACCGATTTCATCACAAAGACGGCTCGCTGCGCTGGATTGCAACGACCTTCACCTCACGCTGGGATGGGGAGGCCGAGTGCTGGCTGGTGACGGGCTTTAGCCACGACATCAGCGATCGCAAGCAGGCCGAGGAGCTGGTGGTGCGATCGCGCGACTTTTATCTGACGCTGCTGGAGACCTTCCCCACGCTGATCTGGAAGGCCGACCTGACCACCGGGGTCATTTATTTCAACCAGTCCTGGCTCCAGTTTCGGGGGCGCACGCTGGAGCAGGAGCAGGGCGACGGCTGGCTAGACGGCGTTCACCCAGAAGATCGCGATCGCTGCCGGAGAACCTACCTGGAGGCCTTTGCTGAGCGACGCGCCTTTGAGATGGAGTACCGGATTTTGCGCTGGGACGGCGAATACCGCTGGCTGATGGACTTTGGCAGCCCCTTTAGGGACATCGAGGGCAACTTCGCAGGCTTCATCGGCTCGTGCTACGACGTGACCGAGCGCCGCCTCGCCGAAGAAAAGCTGCGCCAGAGCGAGCAGCAGTTTCGCGCGCTGATCGAAGATCTCCAGGTGGGCGTTTTGCTCACGGGGCCGCAGGCCGAAGCGCTGGTGTTTAACTCGGCGGCCCTGCGGCTGCTGGGCCTGAGCGAAGACCAGATGATGAGGAAAACGTCTTTTGATCCGCGCTGGCAGGTGATTCACGAAGATGGCGCACCCTTTCCGGCGCCAGAGCATCCGGTGCCGGTGGCGATCGCCACCGGCCAGCCCGTGCGCAATGTGGTGATGGGCATTTACCGGGGAGACGACTCTCTGGTGTGGATTTTGGTCAATGCTGAACCCCAGCTAAGCAACAATGGCAGCGTTCGCCAGGTGCTCTGCACTTTTAGCGATATCACCGAGCGCAAACAGATCGAAGAGATGCTGCGCCACCAGGCTGAGCGGGAAAAACTCCTCGGCACGATCGCCCAGCACATTCGCCAGTCCCTCGATCTCAACCAAATTCTCAGCACGACGGTGCGGGAGGTGCGGCAGCTGCTCCAGGCGGACCGCGTGATTATCTACTGGGGGTATCCCAGCAGCGGCGGCCACGTGATCACCGAGTCTCTCAAGACCGGGATTCCGTCGCTGCTGGGGTTTAGCTTTCCGGCGGAGTTTGGCTGTCTGCTGCCGGTGGATCACTACATCCAGGGCAAGACAAGCAGCCTCACCGATACCCACAGCAGCCCGCAGCTGCCGCCCATTGTTCAGCGAGCGTTTGCGGCGATGAATATCCGGGCGCGCCTGGCGGTGCCGATCTTGCAGCAGGAGGGGCTGTGGGGCTTGCTGAGCGTGCATCAGTGCCATGAGCCGCGCCAGTGGCAGTCTTGGGAAATCGGCCTGCTCCAGCAGCTGACGGCTCAGGTGGCGATCGCCATTCAGCAGGCGGAGCTGCACCAGCGGCTCCAGCACGCCAACCAGGAGCTGCAGCGACTGGCCAGCATTGACGGCCTGACCCAGGTGGCCAACCGCCGCCATTTTGATGAATATCTGCGCCGGGAGTGGCTGCGCCTCGCGCGCGATCGTGGTTCGCTGTCGCTGATTTTGTGCGATGTGGACTTTTTCAAGCGCTACAACGATCTATACGGCCACCAAGCAGGAGACGAGGTGCTGCAACTGATGGCGGGGGCGATGCGAGGCGCACTGAAGCGCACGGCGGATCTGGTGGCGCGCTATGGCGGGGAGGAGTTTGTCTTGGTGCTGCCCAATACGGATCTGGAGGGGGCGATCGCCGTGGTGGAGCGGATTCGCCGCAATGTCCAGACCCTCAACATTGCCCATCAACACTCTGAGGTCAGTTCTCGGGTCACCCTCAGCTTGGGCGTGAGCACGGTAATCCCGACTCTCCAGAGCACGCCTGCCATGCTGATTCAGGCGGCTGATGAGGCGCTCTACGAGGCCAAAGCCCAGGGACGGGACTGCTACCGAGTGCGATCGCCCACCCCGTTCCCCTCTTCCCCCTCGCCAGCCCATGACGTTTAATAGAATCTAGGCGATGGAGCTCGCCATAACCGCCGTCCGGCGATCGCGCTAAAATTTGCGCCGACCTTTTTTCTAAACTGGCTTTGGACTGGCTGATGGCTCCTACTTGTTTGGCTTGCTGCCAAAGAGTAGGAGCTTTTGGCGCTATCCCTTTTCTGGCAGCAAGTCACGCTCACCGTCGTGTCTGAGAGAGGTGCGTGATGCTAGAAAGTTTTCTGTGGATTTTGGGGATGGGGTTCTTTGGGGGGCAGATTGCTCGCCGCCTGGGAGCCCCGGCCCTCGTGGGAATGGTGCTGATCGGGATCGTGCTGGGGCCGTCGGTGGCCCATGTCCTGAGTCCTGGCCTGCTGGCGGGGGCAGCCCCCCTGCGCACCGTAGCCGTCATGGTGATCTTGATGAAGGCGGGTCTGGGGCTCGATCGCGACAAGCTGGCCCAGCAAGGCACCGTGGCCCTGCGCCTGGGCTTTTTGCCGGCCCTGGGCGAAACCCTGGTGGTGGCGATCGCCGCTCACTGGCTGTTTGGGCTGGACTGGCCCACCGGCCTGCTCCTGGGCTGCGTCCTAGCACCGGAGTCCCCCGCCGTCATTGTCCCCGGCATGCTCCGCCTCAAGAGTCTGGGCTGGGGCGTCACCAAGGGCATCCCGGACGCCATCTTGACGGGCAGCGCCCTGTCCGATGTGCTGATGCTGCTGGGCTTTAGCCTGCTGCTGCGCTTCTTGGCCCAGGGCAGCGCGGGAACCCTGGCGATCGCCGGTTTCCAGGTCAGCGCCTGGGTCGCCCTGCCCCTGCAAGTCCTCAGCCAGATCGGCTTTGGGGTGGGGGTGGGTCTGCTGGCCGCTCGCAGCCTCGTCTCGCTGCTCTCTCGCCAAAACTGGACCCAAAACGCCGTGCAGGATATCCTGCTGGCCGCCTGCGCCGCTCTGCTGCTGGTGGTCGGCGCTGAGCGTTTGCCCTTCTATTCGGGCTATCTGGCCGTCATGGCAATGGGCTTTTTCCTGATCGAGTTTGACGCGCCTCTGGCCCGCCGCCTGCGCACCGGCTTCGATGGCCTGTGGGTGATTGCCGAGATTCTTTTGTTTGGGCTGCTGGGGGCCAGCATCGAGGTCTCAGTGCTCGAGAGCGTCCTGCTGCCGGGGCTCTTGCTGCTGGCGGTGGGGACGCTGGTGGGGCGATCGCTCGGGTGGTGGCTCTCCACGGCGGGCAGCAACTGGACCTGGCAAGAGCGGCTGTTTCTGCTGCCCGGCAACTCCGCCAAGGCCACGGTACAGGCCGCCATCGGCGCGATTCCCCTGGCCCAGGGACTGGCGGGCGGTGAGGTCGTGCTGGCCCTGGCGGCCCTCTCGATTTTGGTAACCGCTCCCCTGGGGGCGTGGGCGATCCCCACCTTTGCGCCGCGCCTCCTGAGCCGCGGGGCCGTGGACCCGACCAAGGTCTCGGTGGCTCGGCAGGTGGTGATCGTCGCCGCCGTAGACACTTCGCCCCTGGCTGCGGCGGTCCTGACCAAGGCGGCAGAGCTGGCCCGCCGCAGCAACGGCACGGTGCTGGTGGTGTCGGTCATCCGGGGGTCCGAAGCGGCGATCGCCCCCCTCCAGGCCCTCACCCGGCAAACGCTAGCCGACATTCGCCACGAGTTTTGTCCGCTGTCCGGCCCGGTCCCCGAAACCATCATCGAGTTTGCGATCGCCCGGCAGGCAGCAGAGATCGTCCTGGGCAAGCGGGGGCATCAGGCCTGGGATCGGGTGCTGGTGGGCTCGGTGTCCCAGGCC
This genomic stretch from Geitlerinema sp. PCC 7407 harbors:
- a CDS encoding cation:proton antiporter; the encoded protein is MLESFLWILGMGFFGGQIARRLGAPALVGMVLIGIVLGPSVAHVLSPGLLAGAAPLRTVAVMVILMKAGLGLDRDKLAQQGTVALRLGFLPALGETLVVAIAAHWLFGLDWPTGLLLGCVLAPESPAVIVPGMLRLKSLGWGVTKGIPDAILTGSALSDVLMLLGFSLLLRFLAQGSAGTLAIAGFQVSAWVALPLQVLSQIGFGVGVGLLAARSLVSLLSRQNWTQNAVQDILLAACAALLLVVGAERLPFYSGYLAVMAMGFFLIEFDAPLARRLRTGFDGLWVIAEILLFGLLGASIEVSVLESVLLPGLLLLAVGTLVGRSLGWWLSTAGSNWTWQERLFLLPGNSAKATVQAAIGAIPLAQGLAGGEVVLALAALSILVTAPLGAWAIPTFAPRLLSRGAVDPTKVSVARQVVIVAAVDTSPLAAAVLTKAAELARRSNGTVLVVSVIRGSEAAIAPLQALTRQTLADIRHEFCPLSGPVPETIIEFAIARQAAEIVLGKRGHQAWDRVLVGSVSQAVLEASTIPVLLVEDEASGRSPEAS
- a CDS encoding PAS domain S-box protein: MDFISRLFRSVSCRWVIALGLSSASLGALLAVAWHLRWSRVLQIWPEAPPIRYNMAIALVLGGFALTANALGYRRWARGLGGAIAVLGLLVLIEHLLQIDLGIDQYFVEDYLSRPPAPHLAWRPLESVPGRLSPYSALGLLLLGVANFSLTAGRRRVSAAIASFAAVGAVAIGSAALVGYLSGVIDLGSWGQLTGVSILSAVGLLLLGTGTLLLAFSAGRPYPLPLRWLPWLAATGVLQFHVFMCQATAIWETSQTSSPSLAAAFRLPSLRAEVLNGVLTTVGTFLLMHFATKARQQARELSREIWERRQIEQRLLSQRQRSRAIFDQTFQVIGLLAADGTLREANSQLLGLLGCSPEAVIGRSLWEVAQWDGEVEPLLRQAIAEALAGRVVRHELRLVNGQGKMLDLDWSLKPLVLPNVAETLLILEGRDITEAKGVEAELRTSKYFIEQVTDNSPELLYIFDLHQGRNIYINRYVSTALGYTPEEVKDRGSEFFANIFHPEDIPGIQAVFQYELTMADGEVCEHEYRMRRADGTWRWMRSREVVFAREPTGRPSQILGIATDVTERKALETALRASKAQIDDVLNSTIAGITRFRLFGDRSFQYEFCSQGNTVVFGFSAEEMLESPMLWFSRIFPEDRPIVREALNQALAGQSHSFAYRFHHKDGSLRWIATTFTSRWDGEAECWLVTGFSHDISDRKQAEELVVRSRDFYLTLLETFPTLIWKADLTTGVIYFNQSWLQFRGRTLEQEQGDGWLDGVHPEDRDRCRRTYLEAFAERRAFEMEYRILRWDGEYRWLMDFGSPFRDIEGNFAGFIGSCYDVTERRLAEEKLRQSEQQFRALIEDLQVGVLLTGPQAEALVFNSAALRLLGLSEDQMMRKTSFDPRWQVIHEDGAPFPAPEHPVPVAIATGQPVRNVVMGIYRGDDSLVWILVNAEPQLSNNGSVRQVLCTFSDITERKQIEEMLRHQAEREKLLGTIAQHIRQSLDLNQILSTTVREVRQLLQADRVIIYWGYPSSGGHVITESLKTGIPSLLGFSFPAEFGCLLPVDHYIQGKTSSLTDTHSSPQLPPIVQRAFAAMNIRARLAVPILQQEGLWGLLSVHQCHEPRQWQSWEIGLLQQLTAQVAIAIQQAELHQRLQHANQELQRLASIDGLTQVANRRHFDEYLRREWLRLARDRGSLSLILCDVDFFKRYNDLYGHQAGDEVLQLMAGAMRGALKRTADLVARYGGEEFVLVLPNTDLEGAIAVVERIRRNVQTLNIAHQHSEVSSRVTLSLGVSTVIPTLQSTPAMLIQAADEALYEAKAQGRDCYRVRSPTPFPSSPSPAHDV